A window of candidate division WOR-3 bacterium contains these coding sequences:
- a CDS encoding EamA family transporter: MDYRALSLLTLLLWGIWGFMTKILTKDAPAETIAFWTTLASILPIVIYALMTGSMQWVKSSPLALLSGLAAGLATVFFYLAIKGGPASVVLPLTGMYIIIPAILGYLVLKEPLSLKHIFGLVFAALAVVFLSR; the protein is encoded by the coding sequence ATGGACTATCGGGCGCTCTCGCTTCTTACACTTTTGCTCTGGGGAATATGGGGTTTTATGACCAAGATTCTAACAAAAGATGCACCTGCAGAAACCATCGCCTTCTGGACAACCCTCGCAAGCATATTGCCGATTGTCATCTATGCCCTTATGACCGGTTCAATGCAGTGGGTTAAATCATCACCTTTAGCACTTCTTTCCGGTCTTGCCGCTGGGCTGGCAACGGTCTTCTTTTACCTGGCGATAAAAGGTGGTCCTGCCTCGGTTGTTTTGCCCTTAACCGGAATGTATATCATTATCCCGGCAATTCTCGGCTATTTGGTGCTAAAGGAACCGCTCAGTTTAAAACATATCTTCGGCCTTGTTTTTGCTGCGCTCGCGGTTGTCTTTCTCTCACGCTAA